From Betaproteobacteria bacterium, a single genomic window includes:
- a CDS encoding HDOD domain-containing protein has product MERSEAFKNIVADAARGELNFPTSAKVALRVREVLDDPDCALDEAVRLVKAEPLMAARVVALANSMAFNPSGREIADVRAAVNRLGFKAVRAVAAAVATHQLAGTPTGQANRDRATKLWEHTAHVAALAHVIARRVTGQDPETAMFAGIVHEVGGFYLLSRAKDYPGLMDGELTDWLQGDDGEVEGEEEGKGGSEVEIGRAVLRALSVPRAVVDGIEAMWKGYLVLPPTTLGDTLLLADQLSPVHSPLHEPPLNDCENITANIDLIIGQETLVGILKESAEHMDSLIRALRF; this is encoded by the coding sequence ATGGAAAGAAGCGAAGCCTTCAAGAACATTGTCGCCGACGCGGCACGGGGAGAATTGAATTTTCCGACATCCGCCAAAGTGGCCCTTCGTGTCAGAGAGGTCCTTGACGATCCGGATTGCGCTCTGGACGAGGCGGTTCGCCTGGTGAAGGCGGAGCCGCTGATGGCGGCTCGGGTCGTCGCGCTCGCCAATTCAATGGCCTTCAATCCATCCGGGCGGGAGATTGCCGATGTCCGCGCCGCCGTGAACCGTCTGGGGTTCAAGGCGGTTCGTGCCGTGGCGGCGGCGGTGGCAACGCACCAATTGGCGGGAACGCCCACCGGACAGGCAAATCGGGATCGGGCGACGAAGTTGTGGGAGCACACGGCACATGTGGCGGCCCTCGCTCACGTCATTGCCCGACGCGTAACGGGGCAGGACCCGGAAACGGCGATGTTTGCCGGCATCGTCCACGAGGTCGGCGGGTTTTACCTGCTGTCTCGCGCCAAGGACTATCCCGGATTGATGGACGGGGAACTGACGGATTGGCTGCAGGGCGATGACGGCGAAGTCGAAGGAGAAGAAGAAGGCAAGGGCGGTAGTGAAGTCGAGATCGGCCGCGCTGTGCTCAGGGCCCTGTCCGTGCCCCGGGCGGTGGTGGACGGCATCGAGGCCATGTGGAAGGGTTACCTGGTCCTGCCCCCGACAACACTCGGGGACACGCTGCTGCTGGCTGACCAACTGTCTCCGGTTCATTCCCCGCTGCATGAGCCGCCGCTTAACGATTGCGAAAACATCACAGCGAATATCGACCTGATCATCGGGCAGGAAACGCTGGTCGGGATTCTCAAGGAGTCGGCCGAACACATGGATTCCCTGATCAGGGCATTGAGGTTCTAG
- the ettA gene encoding energy-dependent translational throttle protein EttA, producing MAQYVYTMQRVGKVVPPKRVILKDISLSFFPGAKIGMLGLNGSGKSSLLKIMAGVDKEIEGEAIPMPNLRIGHLPQEPQLDPGQTVRQAVEGGLGEVMEAKQKLDEIYAAYAEPDADFDKLATEQAKYEAILATSGADVEHQLEIAADALRLPPWDAKIANLSGGEKRRVALCRLLLSKPDMLLLDEPTNHLDAESVDWLEQFLQKFPGTVVAVTHDRYFLDNAAEWILELDRGRGIPWKGNYSSWLEQKEQRLEVEAKQESARIKAMQKELEWVRSNPKARQAKSKARIARFEELSSHEHQKQNETQEIFIPVAERLGDSVIEFKEVSKGYGDRLLIDKLSFSVPPGAIVGIIGPNGAGKSTLFRMITGKEKPDSGEVVIGSTVQLAFVDQSRDALENKKTVWEAISHGQDILTVGKFEMPSRAYAGRFNFKGADQQKVVGNLSGGERGRLHLATTLISGGNVLLLDEPSNDLDVETLRALEDALLEFAGSVLVISHDRWFLDRIATHILACEGESQWTFFPGNYQEYEADKKKRLGEEGAKPKRIRFKPLQ from the coding sequence ATGGCTCAATACGTTTACACGATGCAGCGCGTGGGCAAGGTCGTCCCGCCCAAGCGCGTCATCCTCAAGGACATCTCGCTATCTTTTTTTCCCGGCGCCAAGATCGGGATGCTGGGACTGAATGGTTCCGGCAAGTCCAGCCTGCTGAAGATCATGGCGGGTGTCGACAAGGAGATCGAAGGCGAAGCGATCCCGATGCCGAACCTGCGCATCGGCCATCTGCCCCAGGAGCCGCAACTCGATCCCGGGCAGACCGTGCGCCAAGCGGTCGAAGGAGGTCTCGGCGAGGTGATGGAGGCGAAGCAGAAGCTGGATGAAATCTATGCTGCGTACGCGGAGCCGGATGCTGACTTCGACAAACTCGCGACCGAGCAGGCGAAATACGAAGCGATTCTCGCGACCAGCGGTGCCGACGTCGAACACCAGCTCGAGATTGCCGCCGATGCGCTGCGGCTGCCCCCTTGGGACGCGAAGATCGCCAATCTCTCCGGCGGCGAGAAGCGCCGCGTTGCGCTGTGCCGGCTGCTGCTGTCGAAGCCCGACATGCTGCTGCTCGACGAGCCGACCAACCACCTCGACGCGGAAAGCGTCGACTGGCTGGAGCAGTTCCTGCAGAAATTCCCCGGCACCGTGGTGGCGGTTACCCACGACCGCTACTTCCTCGACAACGCGGCCGAGTGGATTCTGGAACTTGACCGCGGCCGCGGCATTCCGTGGAAAGGCAACTACAGTTCCTGGCTGGAACAGAAGGAACAACGCCTTGAGGTCGAAGCCAAGCAGGAATCGGCGCGCATCAAGGCGATGCAGAAGGAACTCGAGTGGGTGCGTTCCAATCCCAAGGCGCGCCAGGCCAAGAGCAAGGCGCGCATCGCGCGTTTCGAGGAATTATCGTCCCACGAGCACCAGAAGCAGAATGAAACCCAGGAAATTTTCATTCCGGTGGCCGAGCGCCTGGGCGACAGCGTGATCGAGTTCAAGGAAGTGTCGAAGGGTTATGGCGACCGCCTGCTGATCGACAAGCTCTCGTTCAGCGTTCCACCCGGGGCGATTGTCGGCATCATCGGCCCGAATGGCGCCGGCAAGTCGACGCTGTTCCGCATGATCACCGGCAAGGAAAAGCCGGACAGCGGCGAAGTTGTCATCGGTTCCACCGTGCAACTTGCGTTCGTCGACCAGAGCCGCGACGCGCTCGAGAACAAGAAGACCGTGTGGGAAGCGATCTCGCACGGCCAGGACATCCTCACCGTCGGCAAGTTCGAAATGCCTTCGCGCGCGTACGCCGGCCGATTCAACTTCAAGGGTGCCGACCAGCAGAAAGTGGTCGGCAATCTATCCGGCGGTGAACGCGGGCGGCTGCACCTGGCGACCACGCTGATCTCCGGCGGCAATGTGCTGTTGCTCGACGAGCCTTCCAACGATCTCGACGTGGAAACGTTGCGCGCACTGGAAGACGCATTGCTGGAGTTCGCCGGGTCGGTGCTGGTGATCTCGCACGACCGCTGGTTCCTCGACCGCATCGCCACGCACATCCTCGCCTGCGAAGGCGAATCCCAGTGGACCTTCTTCCCGGGAAATTACCAGGAATACGAAGCCGACAAGAAGAAGCGCCTCGGCGAAGAAGGCGCCAAGCCCAAGCGCATCCGCTTCAAGCCGCTGCAATAG
- a CDS encoding cupin domain-containing protein, whose protein sequence is MEYRPINIADKFARFSEHWSPKIIARMNDYHFKLVKFQGEFVWHDHKDTDEVFIVIEGEMTIHFRDGDVSVRKGELLVIPKGVEHKTSAKAECRAMLVEAAGTVNTGDAGGEKTAPAEAWI, encoded by the coding sequence ATGGAATATCGCCCGATCAACATCGCCGATAAATTTGCGCGGTTCTCCGAGCACTGGTCGCCGAAGATCATTGCGCGGATGAACGACTACCATTTCAAACTGGTGAAGTTCCAGGGGGAGTTCGTGTGGCACGACCACAAAGACACTGACGAAGTGTTCATCGTGATCGAGGGCGAGATGACCATTCATTTTCGAGACGGTGACGTTTCCGTGAGAAAAGGTGAGCTGCTCGTTATTCCGAAAGGCGTCGAACACAAGACCTCGGCAAAAGCTGAGTGCCGTGCCATGCTTGTTGAAGCTGCGGGTACGGTAAACACCGGCGACGCCGGTGGGGAAAAGACTGCACCCGCCGAGGCGTGGATATAG
- a CDS encoding PaaI family thioesterase: MHTPASIQELFALLFPGLMGIAFSEVSTDRVVASLKVRPDLCTTGGILHGGALMAFADTLGAVGTFMSLPAGARTTTIESSTKFIRGAPAGSTVIGECTAFHRGRTTMVWQTLIKSEAGKLCGVVTQTQLILPSGSPA, from the coding sequence ATGCATACTCCCGCATCAATTCAAGAGCTGTTCGCACTCCTTTTCCCCGGGTTGATGGGAATAGCGTTCTCGGAAGTGTCCACGGATCGCGTCGTCGCCTCGCTCAAGGTGCGCCCGGATTTGTGCACTACCGGAGGGATCCTCCATGGCGGGGCGTTGATGGCGTTCGCCGACACGCTTGGCGCGGTAGGTACCTTCATGAGTCTTCCTGCAGGCGCTCGCACCACGACGATCGAGTCAAGCACAAAGTTCATTCGCGGCGCACCGGCAGGGTCGACGGTCATAGGCGAATGCACCGCCTTCCATCGCGGCAGGACCACCATGGTGTGGCAAACGCTCATAAAGTCCGAGGCGGGAAAGCTATGTGGGGTCGTTACGCAGACACAACTCATTCTTCCCTCCGGTTCTCCCGCGTAA
- a CDS encoding transporter encodes MKNASRAIAVGLALWAGAVLADAPEVTPYRPTVSNPAALSAPGLLEFEAGVARLRDDAGTRLVSLPYLFKYAFSENLGVLVGGDAYLRQEDADGNRLTSVGDTVAALKLRRELTDSMELGMEAGVRFPTAKTGLGAEKSDYLVNGIFSAGWGGLSFDFNLAYTRLGSVGSGESRGEIGWATAVSGKLGGPWGWAAELSGTGRRGTRGSTQALAALSYQPTRTLVFDMGLAHDLNKQTDETTAFAGFAILFDHH; translated from the coding sequence ATGAAAAACGCATCAAGAGCCATCGCCGTCGGACTTGCACTGTGGGCGGGGGCCGTCTTGGCCGATGCGCCCGAGGTCACACCCTATCGCCCCACGGTCTCCAACCCGGCCGCGCTTTCCGCCCCCGGCCTGCTCGAGTTCGAGGCCGGCGTAGCGAGATTGCGAGATGACGCGGGCACCCGGCTGGTCAGTCTGCCCTATCTCTTCAAGTACGCTTTCAGCGAAAACCTCGGCGTGCTGGTGGGCGGCGACGCCTATCTGCGCCAGGAAGACGCCGACGGCAATCGCCTCACGAGCGTGGGCGACACCGTGGCGGCGCTCAAGCTGCGGCGTGAATTAACCGACAGCATGGAGCTCGGGATGGAGGCCGGGGTGCGTTTCCCGACCGCCAAGACCGGCCTTGGCGCCGAGAAGAGCGATTACCTCGTGAACGGCATTTTCAGCGCCGGGTGGGGTGGATTGAGTTTCGATTTTAATCTCGCCTACACCCGGCTCGGATCGGTCGGCTCGGGAGAAAGCCGCGGCGAAATCGGCTGGGCGACGGCGGTCTCCGGCAAACTCGGTGGGCCGTGGGGTTGGGCCGCCGAACTTTCCGGCACGGGGCGGCGCGGCACGCGCGGCAGCACGCAGGCGCTCGCGGCCCTGAGCTACCAACCCACACGCACCCTGGTGTTCGATATGGGCCTGGCCCACGACCTGAACAAGCAGACCGACGAAACGACCGCCTTTGCGGGGTTCGCGATTTTGTTCGACCATCATTGA